Sequence from the Brevundimonas diminuta genome:
ATGAAGCGCACTCATGCCGCCGCCCCCGAAAACAGTTTCAGCCCGACGATGCCCGCCACGATCAGCAGGATGCACACGGCCCTGACCGCCGTCGCCGGCTCGCCATAGACCAGGATGCCGACCACCGCCGCGCCCACCGCCCCAATGCCGGTCCAGACCGCATAGGCCGTACCGATCGGCAGCTTCTGCGTGGCGACCCACAACAGGATCATGCTGCCCGCCAGCGCGATCACAACCCCCAGCGAGGTCCACGGCCGGCTGACGCCCACGTTCTTGAGGCCCGAGGCCCACAGGACCTCCAGCAGACCGGCGACGACCAGCGTCGCCCACGGATTGATCGACATCACCCAGGACATGGCGACCAGATGGAACAGGCCGCGGTCCGGAGCAAGCCGCGATCAGCCGCCCAGCGGCCCCTTGAAGATGAAGAAGGCCCCAAGCGCGATGAAGGCGAAGCCGACCAGGTGGTTCACAGTCAGCTTCTCGCCCAGATACAGGACCGAGAACCCGGCGAAGACCAACAGGGTGATCACCTCCTGCATCGTCTTCAGTTCGGCCGGCGAATAGACCTGGATGCCGATGCGATTGGCCGGCACCGCCAGCCAGTATTCGAAGAAGGCGATGCCCCAGCTGGCGATGACCAGGATCCACAGCGGCCTGTGATCGAACTTCAGATGGCCGTACCAGGCGAAGGTCATGAAGACGTTCGACAGGCACAGCATGACGATGGGGGCGAGGTAGGCGGTCAGGGGCATGTGGCGCATCAGGGCTGTTGCAGACCTGCCCTCTACACCGGCTGCGACCGTCCGTCGCGGGCCTTCAATCCGCCGCTGTCACCGCCGCCTTCACCGCCGCCTGAACCTTCAGCGCCTGCACCGTCTCGCGCACGTCGTGGACCCGCACCATCCGCGCGCCGCGCCGCGCGCCTTCCAGCGCCAGCGCCAGCGACCCGCCCAGCCGGTCGGTCGCGTCCACCCCCGTCGAGTCGATGGCCTGGATCGTGCGCTTGCGGCTGGCGGCGTACAGCACCGGAAAGCCCAGATCGGTCAGCGCGCCCAACCGCGCCGTCAGCGCCAGATTGTGCGCCAGGGTCTTGCCGAACCCGATGCCGGG
This genomic interval carries:
- a CDS encoding DMT family protein; this encodes MPLTAYLAPIVMLCLSNVFMTFAWYGHLKFDHRPLWILVIASWGIAFFEYWLAVPANRIGIQVYSPAELKTMQEVITLLVFAGFSVLYLGEKLTVNHLVGFAFIALGAFFIFKGPLGG
- a CDS encoding DMT family transporter, coding for MSWVMSINPWATLVVAGLLEVLWASGLKNVGVSRPWTSLGVVIALAGSMILLWVATQKLPIGTAYAVWTGIGAVGAAVVGILVYGEPATAVRAVCILLIVAGIVGLKLFSGAAA